Within Cyprinus carpio isolate SPL01 chromosome A7, ASM1834038v1, whole genome shotgun sequence, the genomic segment CTCCCTGATTTAAGAATCCTGCACAGATCATATTGCTTGTGATGCCCCCTCCATAAGCCTTATCACAGTCACTGCTGCTCACGATCGGAATCATCAGCTCCTGCAGAATATCAGACCCCTGGGTGTCTGTGGCACAGATCAGAGGACAGATGTCATGGCTTTAAGGTTTAAGGTTTACAGTATTGGTTGTATTCGGTTAATCGTCATGCAAATGTTCGCTCACCTTCAGATTGTAGTTTGCCCCATCCAGtgacccagctctctgtcccTGCAGCAAACACACTACCAGCCGCCGGCAGACACACTGGCCTGATGTAATCAGTGAAGGCCACAGAGGAGGAGAGCTCGATCAGTGCTATGTCGTTGTCAATAGTAGACGGGTCATAGTTAGGATGGTTGATTATTCGACTCGCTGTCCTGTTTGTCTCATGAGGGTTTGAGCCGGATTGACTCAGACGACCGAAGTACATCACCGTGTCAGACACACCCGCACTGTCAATAGAGAAATCTCaccattattaaacattattacacACTATTATTGCACTAGGACAACCTACCAATGTATCTTAAGCTCGGTGGTGGACGAAACACAAAGAAAGCACTTGAGTAAATGTACCAATACCCtgataaaatattactccagtaaaagtactcctaTTCAATTTTACTCATGGAAAGGTACaaaagtatttgatttttaatgtacttaagtattaaaagtaaaaagaacTGATTGatgaatgtttataattttaacagttacaaaaacacattttatttatcattttatattatatatttcatataatcaCTGCTCAGAATACCTGGGGGAGGGGATCGTCAAAGACTATCAAAACATTCAGTGTGTTAAAATATCAGTTCACATTACTGATACTTCATGTGTGCAAACAAGTGAAAACACAAACTATAACAGTATTTAGATATGAGGAAAAAGCCAAATGGGTTAGATTCAGTCGTGGGCTTGTGGCctaaacatgttttcatttacagtaatcaATCGTAAAATTCGCTCTGACTGGATCATGTGAAGCAGTGTGGTGCTGACTCCATCAGTCCAGTTCACAAATGAATCTTTCTCTAGGTCCTTAAAATCAGCTTGTTCACAAATCAGTGATTCTTCAGTTGAAATAATGTGGAACGACATGCTTCTAGGAAATGTAGTAGAGTAAAAAGTATGATGCTTcagaatgtagtgaagtaaaagcaGTGCTAAtaagttacagattacaagttaccctgtttaaaatgtaataagtacagtaactatttcaattgctttattaatgtaactgattagttttgattacttttcttaatttctaatttctgttaatcattttgaaacagggtTTACCTTACAGTAATACTCAAGActaattactgtcagactttcacagTCCTTCATCACTTTAAGATTATAAtcgtttaatttaaaaacacagccaccacaaaatcagacttttttttactaTGAGATCGTTCTGAGGttgaaaacagatttaaaatcataagatatagtataatactgtttattaaatcaaatctttgcatagctatgacagaaaCCATTGGCATCTAACGGTGCCttgaaaaataaacagttattcttaagaaataaagcatatacataaacccaaaacagttatcaaataatcctattctgtgtcctaaactcctgaaacattggtgtatGATATTTTAAAGCAGTCAGTGCAATAAATCACTCAAATCTGTGTATGTGTGGAAATATTCAGATCCCTTTGTACTCTTTAACATTTTCATaggtaactgtaatttaattacacattcagtaactgtaactgattacaattacatttattttgtaattaaattacgtaactcCTTTGCTTGTAACTAGTTGCTCTCCAACAccgagtaaaagtacagatacttgagaAATGTGCTTAAATACAGTAAGAGAGTCCAGCGCTGCTGAAGCCTTAAAGTTGATACCTCTGGAAGCAGTGGGCTGCAGATAACACCCAGTCTTTAGTGATGAGAGTCCCGCCACAGTTGTGACCGAAGCCGATCACGTGGATGCTGACCTGCCACGGCCAATCACCTGCCGTCGCATTCTCCCCCCCAACAACCCTGTCACTGAGGGGCACTCGACCACACACTGAGGAGAGAGAGCACGATGAGAGAGCTCCTCATAGACACAGAAGACTCACATGCTGTGGCACATTCTTACCTTCTGACTGGCAGAGGGAACCTGTGTGGACAGACAAAGACAGTGAGCAGACAGTCATCATCCAGACAGAGCTGATAAACGGGTTTGTGTGGCTCACAATCACTCGCTCACTTCTACATCAGCATAGTCATGATGTGAATACAGAGAAACTGACCTAAATCATGTGTGTGAATTAGCAGCAGGCTTACACTGagcgttcacactgacagtgtttctgcTACACTTTACTGATGACTAGGATAAAGttgtttggagaatggatggaacAGGACCCAAACGCAAAGTGTGGATATATTTAAACAACTTGATTTGAATTTAGTGAGAATTACAGAATATATTAttttcccttaattttttttttttttttttgtatgcagtgttgggtaagttactcaaaaaagtaatccactacaaataactaattacttctttaaaattgtaattt encodes:
- the LOC109109204 gene encoding serine protease 27-like, which produces MKISSALSVAAITLLYTAGSLCQSEVCGRVPLSDRVVGGENATAGDWPWQVSIHVIGFGHNCGGTLITKDWVLSAAHCFQSAGVSDTVMYFGRLSQSGSNPHETNRTASRIINHPNYDPSTIDNDIALIELSSSVAFTDYIRPVCLPAAGSVFAAGTESWVTGWGKLQSEDTQGSDILQELMIPIVSSSDCDKAYGGGITSNMICAGFLNQGGKSICPGDSGGPMLSRKDSLWIQSGISSFTGRKCDDPKLPSAFARVSQYQDWIKSFMDSNPPGFVEFNTDVQHSTPTTTPTRTLTPSINATSNSHLGSAPNLLLFPLSLTVSIIPFTFSLFLSS